A stretch of Methylogaea oryzae DNA encodes these proteins:
- the mutM gene encoding bifunctional DNA-formamidopyrimidine glycosylase/DNA-(apurinic or apyrimidinic site) lyase, whose amino-acid sequence MPELPEVETTRLGLAPHLVGQTVTQVLVRESRLRWPVPGDLPALLQGETAHSLKRRGKYLLFGFRHGTLIAHLGMSGSLRLAQPDEPLKKHDHIDLCLSSGAVLRYHDPRRFGAMVWTADASEAHPLLASLGPEPLDDAFDGDHLHKLAENRSMAVKLFIMDSKIVVGVGNIYASEALFRAGIDPRKAAGGISRARYRRLGETIKAVLAEAIRQGGTTLRDFVNGHGQPGYFQQTLNVYGREGLPCPACGAAVRCLRLGQRSTFFCPTCQR is encoded by the coding sequence ATGCCTGAATTACCGGAAGTTGAAACCACCCGCCTCGGCTTGGCGCCCCATTTGGTCGGCCAAACCGTTACCCAAGTCCTGGTGCGCGAAAGCCGGCTACGCTGGCCCGTGCCCGGCGACCTCCCCGCCCTATTGCAAGGCGAAACCGCGCATAGCCTCAAGCGGCGCGGCAAATACCTGCTGTTCGGCTTCCGCCACGGCACCCTCATCGCCCACCTGGGCATGTCCGGCAGCTTGCGGCTGGCGCAGCCCGACGAGCCGCTGAAGAAACACGATCACATCGACCTGTGCCTCTCGTCCGGGGCCGTCCTACGCTACCACGACCCGCGCCGCTTCGGCGCCATGGTCTGGACCGCCGACGCGTCGGAAGCCCATCCCCTCCTGGCGTCCCTAGGCCCGGAACCGCTGGACGACGCTTTCGACGGCGACCACCTGCACAAGCTGGCGGAAAATCGCTCCATGGCGGTGAAGCTGTTCATCATGGACAGCAAAATCGTCGTCGGCGTCGGCAACATCTACGCCAGCGAAGCCCTGTTCCGCGCCGGCATCGATCCGCGCAAGGCCGCCGGCGGCATCAGCCGGGCGCGTTACCGACGCCTGGGCGAAACGATCAAAGCGGTGCTTGCCGAAGCCATCCGTCAAGGCGGCACCACCCTGCGCGATTTCGTCAACGGCCACGGCCAGCCGGGCTACTTCCAGCAAACCCTCAACGTCTACGGCCGCGAAGGCCTGCCCTGCCCCGCTTGCGGCGCGGCCGTGCGCTGCCTGCGGCTGGGCCAGCGCTCGACGTTTTTTTGCCCTACCTGTCAGCGCTGA
- a CDS encoding ROK family protein: MGVAKSGAAVRFGIDLGGTKVEIMALDPAGNEIYRRRAATPARDYAATVAAVADLVRQAESDLGATGTVGIGTPGAVSKATERMKNCNSTCLNGQPLPADLEAALSRPVRLANDADCFALSEATDGAAAGAASVFGVILGTGVGGGIVVHGRLLSGPNAIAGEWGHNPLPWPAVAELPGPACYCGRHGCIETYLSGPGLSRDCALSGGDPLSAADIVARAGAGDAACEAAMARYENRLARALAHIVNILDPEVIVLGGGLSNCARFYANVPKLWGEYVFSDRVDTVLVPPKFGDSSGVRGAAWLWSD, encoded by the coding sequence ATGGGCGTGGCGAAAAGCGGGGCGGCGGTGCGGTTCGGCATCGACTTGGGCGGCACCAAGGTGGAAATCATGGCGTTGGATCCGGCGGGCAACGAGATTTACCGTCGGCGGGCGGCCACCCCGGCCCGTGATTACGCCGCCACCGTGGCGGCGGTGGCCGATTTGGTGCGGCAAGCGGAAAGCGACTTGGGCGCGACCGGCACGGTGGGTATCGGCACGCCGGGGGCGGTGTCCAAGGCGACGGAGCGCATGAAAAACTGCAATTCCACCTGCCTCAACGGCCAACCCCTGCCGGCGGATTTGGAGGCCGCCCTGAGCCGGCCGGTGCGCCTGGCCAACGACGCCGATTGCTTCGCCCTGTCGGAGGCCACCGACGGCGCGGCGGCGGGTGCGGCCAGCGTGTTCGGCGTGATCCTCGGCACCGGTGTGGGCGGCGGCATCGTGGTCCACGGGCGTTTATTGTCGGGACCCAACGCCATCGCCGGGGAGTGGGGGCACAATCCGCTGCCCTGGCCGGCGGTGGCGGAGTTGCCGGGGCCGGCCTGTTATTGCGGGCGCCACGGCTGCATCGAAACCTATTTGTCGGGGCCGGGTTTGAGCCGGGATTGCGCCCTTTCCGGCGGCGATCCGCTTTCCGCCGCCGACATCGTCGCTCGCGCCGGGGCCGGCGACGCCGCTTGCGAGGCCGCGATGGCGCGTTACGAAAACCGCTTGGCGCGGGCTTTGGCCCATATCGTCAATATTCTCGACCCGGAAGTGATCGTGCTGGGCGGCGGTCTGTCCAACTGCGCCAGGTTCTACGCCAACGTGCCGAAGCTGTGGGGCGAATACGTCTTCTCCGACCGGGTCGACACGGTCCTGGTGCCGCCCAAGTTCGGCGACTCCAGCGGCGTGCGCGGCGCGGCGTGGTTGTGGAGCGATTAG
- the truA gene encoding tRNA pseudouridine(38-40) synthase TruA produces the protein MRIALGIEYDGSAFSGWQWQDGPRSVQACVEAAVSKVADHPASVICAGRTDTGVHALEQVAHFDTDAKRELRGWLMGINTALPEDVRVLWAKPVDDRFHARYSAIARFYRYVILNRPVRSALERRRVTWVYHPMDEARMQLAAEHLIGEHDFSAYRALGCQSKSPRRRMYFIHVYRREDRVIVDISANAFLHHMVRNIVGVLIAVGIGKQEPEWAKAVLESRDRSQGGVTAPPDGLYFGGVAYPAEFGLARHPVLDRLPADACRYTGDPADSVLHELAGEEVVE, from the coding sequence GTGCGTATCGCACTCGGCATCGAATACGACGGCAGCGCTTTTTCCGGCTGGCAGTGGCAGGACGGGCCGCGCAGCGTCCAGGCTTGCGTGGAGGCGGCGGTCTCCAAGGTGGCGGATCACCCGGCCAGCGTGATCTGCGCCGGCCGTACCGATACCGGGGTGCACGCGCTGGAACAGGTGGCTCACTTCGATACCGACGCCAAGCGGGAGTTGCGCGGCTGGCTGATGGGCATCAATACCGCGCTGCCCGAGGACGTGCGGGTGCTGTGGGCCAAGCCGGTGGACGACCGCTTCCACGCCCGCTACAGCGCCATCGCCCGCTTTTACCGCTACGTCATCCTCAATCGCCCGGTCAGATCGGCGCTGGAGCGGCGGCGGGTGACCTGGGTTTACCACCCCATGGACGAGGCCCGTATGCAGTTGGCCGCCGAGCACTTGATAGGGGAACACGATTTCAGCGCCTACCGCGCCTTGGGCTGCCAGTCCAAGAGCCCGAGGCGGCGCATGTATTTCATCCATGTTTACCGCCGGGAAGACCGGGTGATCGTCGATATTTCCGCCAATGCTTTCCTGCACCACATGGTGCGCAACATTGTCGGCGTGTTGATCGCGGTGGGCATCGGCAAGCAAGAGCCGGAGTGGGCCAAGGCGGTGTTGGAATCCCGCGACCGCAGCCAGGGCGGCGTGACCGCGCCGCCGGACGGCTTGTATTTCGGCGGCGTGGCTTATCCGGCGGAATTCGGTTTGGCGCGCCACCCGGTGCTGGATCGCTTGCCCGCCGACGCTTGCCGTTATACCGGCGATCCCGCCGATTCCGTCTTGCATGAGCTGGCCGGCGAGGAGGTGGTGGAATGA
- a CDS encoding phosphoribosylanthranilate isomerase, with protein sequence MSQVGAPNGVAWAPERKSSYPWRRTRVKICGFTRPQDAAAAAALGADALGLVFYPPSPRAVTVAQAQAVVAALPPFVTVVALFVDEQEEAVRDVLANVRVDLLQFHGDESPEYCRGFGRPYMKAIRMAEGVDLAQVAWRYHDSAGLLLDAWHPDAKGGTGAAFDWERVPAQCSLPIVLAGGLTPDNVRQALAVARPYALDVSSGVESAKGIKDFDKMAAFLNEVYEFERTG encoded by the coding sequence ATGAGCCAAGTTGGTGCGCCGAATGGGGTTGCCTGGGCGCCGGAAAGGAAATCGTCATATCCCTGGCGGCGAACTCGGGTTAAAATTTGCGGCTTTACCAGGCCGCAGGATGCGGCGGCGGCGGCGGCCTTGGGCGCCGACGCGTTGGGGCTGGTGTTTTATCCGCCCAGCCCGCGCGCCGTGACCGTCGCCCAGGCCCAGGCCGTGGTGGCGGCTTTGCCGCCTTTCGTGACGGTGGTGGCGTTGTTCGTGGACGAGCAGGAAGAGGCGGTTCGCGACGTGCTGGCCAACGTGCGGGTGGACTTGCTGCAATTCCACGGCGACGAATCGCCGGAATATTGCCGCGGTTTCGGGCGGCCTTACATGAAGGCCATTCGCATGGCGGAAGGCGTGGATTTGGCGCAAGTGGCCTGGCGCTACCACGATTCGGCCGGTTTGCTGCTGGACGCCTGGCATCCCGACGCCAAGGGCGGCACCGGCGCGGCATTCGACTGGGAGCGCGTTCCGGCCCAGTGTTCCCTGCCCATCGTGCTGGCCGGCGGTTTGACGCCGGACAACGTGCGGCAGGCCTTGGCGGTTGCCCGTCCCTACGCGTTGGATGTGAGCAGCGGCGTGGAATCGGCCAAGGGCATCAAAGATTTCGATAAAATGGCGGCGTTTCTCAACGAGGTGTATGAATTTGAGCGCACAGGTTAA
- the trpB gene encoding tryptophan synthase subunit beta translates to MNLSAQVKQASGPYNWPDKRGHFGPYGGVFVAETLMHAIGELKDAYEHYTKDPAFLAELDQDLKHYVGRPSPIYHAERLSRELGGAQIYLKREDLNHTGAHKVNNTVGQALLAKRMGKTRIIAETGAGQHGVATATVAARLGLECVVYMGSVDVARQAQNVYRMKLLGATVVPVESGSKTLKDALNEAMRDWVTNIDNTFYIIGTVAGPHPYPAMVRDFQAIIGRESKQQMTEMTGRLPDALVACVGGGSNAIGLFHPYIDDAQVAMYGVEAAGDGIETGRHSAPLSAGRPGVLHGNRTYLMEDDDGEIIETHSVSAGLDYPGVGPEHAWLKDIGRANYVSITDDEALEAFHTLTRKEGIIPALESSHAVAYAMKLAPTLGKEKTVLVNLSGRGDKDIHTVAQRGGIQL, encoded by the coding sequence ATGAATTTGAGCGCACAGGTTAAGCAGGCATCCGGACCCTACAACTGGCCGGACAAGCGGGGCCACTTCGGGCCTTATGGCGGCGTTTTCGTGGCTGAAACCCTGATGCATGCCATCGGCGAGTTGAAGGACGCTTACGAGCATTACACGAAAGACCCGGCCTTCCTGGCCGAGCTGGACCAGGACCTCAAGCACTACGTGGGCCGTCCGTCCCCCATCTACCATGCCGAGCGTCTCAGCCGCGAGCTGGGCGGCGCGCAGATTTACCTGAAGCGCGAGGATCTCAACCATACCGGCGCGCACAAGGTGAACAACACCGTCGGCCAGGCCCTGTTGGCCAAGCGCATGGGCAAGACCCGCATCATCGCCGAAACCGGCGCCGGCCAGCACGGCGTGGCCACCGCCACGGTGGCGGCCCGCTTGGGTCTGGAGTGCGTGGTGTACATGGGCTCGGTGGACGTGGCGCGCCAGGCGCAGAACGTTTACCGCATGAAGTTGCTGGGCGCGACGGTGGTGCCGGTGGAGTCCGGTTCCAAAACCCTCAAGGATGCGCTCAACGAAGCCATGCGCGATTGGGTTACCAACATCGACAACACTTTCTACATCATCGGCACGGTGGCCGGTCCCCACCCGTATCCCGCCATGGTGCGCGACTTCCAGGCCATCATCGGCCGCGAGTCCAAGCAACAGATGACCGAGATGACCGGCCGGCTGCCCGATGCCCTGGTGGCCTGCGTGGGCGGCGGCTCCAACGCCATCGGCCTGTTCCACCCGTACATCGACGACGCCCAAGTGGCCATGTACGGCGTGGAAGCGGCCGGCGACGGCATCGAAACCGGCCGCCATTCGGCGCCGCTGAGCGCCGGACGGCCCGGCGTGCTGCACGGCAACCGCACCTATCTGATGGAAGACGACGACGGCGAAATCATCGAAACCCATTCCGTGTCCGCCGGCCTGGATTATCCGGGCGTCGGTCCGGAGCACGCCTGGCTGAAAGACATCGGCCGCGCCAATTACGTCAGCATCACCGACGACGAGGCCTTGGAGGCGTTCCACACGCTGACGCGCAAGGAAGGCATCATCCCCGCCTTGGAGTCCAGCCACGCGGTGGCTTACGCCATGAAGCTGGCGCCCACCCTGGGCAAAGAGAAAACCGTGCTGGTCAACCTGTCCGGGCGCGGCGACAAAGACATCCACACCGTAGCCCAGCGGGGAGGCATCCAACTGTGA
- the trpA gene encoding tryptophan synthase subunit alpha — protein MSRLTSTFENLARQGRKALIPFITAGDPTPGFTVPMMHAMVAAGADIIELGVPFSDPMADGPVIQKASERALAHHMSLRKTMDMVAEFRRLDDTTPVVLMGYLNPVEVMGYAAFVERAKAVGVDGVLTVDMPPEEAGDFLPMLKEAGIDPIFLLAPTSTAERIARVDEVGSGYVYYVSLKGVTGAGNLDLADVEEKLAEIRRHTQLPLGVGFGVKNAETAGALSRVADAVVVGSALISVIEQNPTLAASELSNQISDLLRAMRAAMDATR, from the coding sequence GTGAGTCGCCTGACTTCCACTTTCGAAAACCTGGCTCGCCAGGGCCGCAAGGCGCTGATTCCGTTCATCACCGCCGGCGATCCGACGCCGGGCTTCACCGTGCCCATGATGCACGCCATGGTGGCGGCCGGCGCCGACATCATTGAGCTGGGCGTGCCGTTTTCCGATCCCATGGCCGACGGCCCGGTGATCCAAAAGGCCAGCGAGCGCGCTTTGGCCCACCACATGAGCCTGCGCAAGACCATGGACATGGTGGCCGAATTCCGCCGCTTGGACGACACCACGCCCGTCGTGCTGATGGGCTACCTCAACCCGGTGGAAGTGATGGGCTACGCGGCTTTCGTCGAACGGGCCAAGGCCGTGGGCGTGGACGGCGTGCTGACGGTGGACATGCCGCCGGAAGAGGCGGGCGACTTCCTGCCCATGTTGAAGGAAGCCGGCATCGATCCCATCTTCCTGCTGGCTCCGACCAGCACCGCCGAGCGGATTGCGCGGGTGGACGAAGTGGGCAGCGGTTACGTCTATTACGTCTCCCTCAAGGGCGTGACCGGCGCGGGCAACCTGGACCTGGCCGACGTGGAGGAGAAGCTGGCTGAAATCCGCCGCCATACCCAGCTGCCGCTCGGCGTGGGCTTCGGCGTGAAAAACGCCGAGACGGCGGGAGCGCTGAGCCGCGTGGCCGACGCCGTGGTGGTGGGGAGCGCGTTGATCTCCGTCATCGAGCAAAATCCGACGCTCGCCGCGAGCGAGTTGTCCAATCAGATCAGCGACCTGTTGCGCGCCATGCGCGCCGCAATGGACGCTACACGCTAA
- the accD gene encoding acetyl-CoA carboxylase, carboxyltransferase subunit beta has translation MSWFSKLMPSKIRTDALTKSTVPEGLWTKCPQCNAILYKAEVERNLEVCPKCDHHMRINARQRLHLFLDKEQRQELGEELAPTDPLKFKDSKKYKDRLVQAQKASGEKDALIVVRGRLKGQPLVAAAFDFQFMAGSMGSVVGERFVRGANICLEQKIPYVVFSASGGARMQESLLSLFQMAKTSAVLARMADAGVPFISVMTDPTMGGVSASLAMLGDINVAEPNALIGFAGPRVIEQTVREKLPEGFQRSEFLQEHGAVDMIIDRREMRDKLAELLGMLSYSRGKPRGERALLTREDAAHS, from the coding sequence ATGAGCTGGTTTTCCAAATTGATGCCGTCGAAGATCCGCACCGACGCTTTGACCAAAAGCACGGTGCCGGAAGGGTTGTGGACCAAGTGCCCGCAGTGCAACGCCATCCTCTACAAGGCCGAGGTCGAGCGCAACCTGGAGGTTTGCCCCAAGTGCGATCACCACATGCGCATCAACGCCCGCCAGCGCTTGCACCTGTTCCTGGATAAGGAGCAGCGCCAGGAACTGGGCGAGGAATTGGCGCCCACCGATCCGCTCAAATTCAAGGACAGCAAAAAATACAAGGACCGGTTGGTGCAGGCGCAGAAAGCCAGCGGCGAAAAAGACGCCCTCATCGTCGTGCGCGGCCGGTTGAAAGGCCAGCCCCTGGTGGCGGCGGCGTTCGACTTCCAATTCATGGCGGGTTCCATGGGCTCGGTGGTGGGCGAGCGCTTCGTGCGCGGCGCCAATATCTGCCTGGAGCAGAAGATTCCCTACGTGGTGTTCAGCGCCAGCGGCGGCGCCCGCATGCAGGAATCGCTGCTGTCGCTGTTCCAGATGGCAAAAACCAGCGCCGTGCTGGCGCGCATGGCCGATGCCGGCGTGCCGTTCATTTCGGTGATGACCGATCCCACGATGGGCGGCGTTTCCGCCAGTTTGGCCATGTTGGGCGATATCAACGTGGCCGAGCCCAACGCCTTGATCGGTTTCGCCGGCCCGCGCGTGATCGAACAGACCGTGCGGGAAAAACTGCCGGAAGGCTTCCAGCGCAGCGAGTTCCTGCAGGAGCACGGTGCGGTGGACATGATCATCGACCGTCGCGAAATGCGCGACAAACTGGCCGAGTTGCTGGGCATGCTCAGCTATAGCCGCGGCAAACCGCGCGGCGAGCGGGCCTTGCTCACCAGGGAAGACGCGGCGCACTCCTAA
- the folC gene encoding bifunctional tetrahydrofolate synthase/dihydrofolate synthase, with protein sequence MRFSTLAEWLAWQETLHPKPIDLGLQRVRRVYDALGSGAAPFTITVGGTNGKGSSVALLSAILRAAGYRVGTYTSPHLLRYNERIQIDGEPVDDATICEAFGRVDGARGDTSLSYFEFGTLTALDIFRRAGLDAQILEVGLGGRLDAVNIIDADAALVASIDIDHQEWLGDSRDAIALEKAGIYRRGHPAVLGDPEAPPALLSYVDEQGIALHRQGREFGYSMDGAGWNWRGSTGSLRELPLPAMPGKHQLLNASAVLQLLQLVQTRLPVAESAVRRGLETVRLAGRFQLIPGAPAVLADVAHNPQAARVLAEYLREAFGGRRVLAVFAIMRDKDVAGVVGGVADLVSAWYLAPLAMPRAATADELHPLLAAATAAPIHGGYADVAEAFRAARRDARADDLIVVFGSFFLVAEFLAQMASGVEVAHGSTVKD encoded by the coding sequence ATGCGCTTCTCAACGCTGGCCGAGTGGCTGGCATGGCAGGAAACGCTGCATCCCAAACCCATCGACTTGGGCTTGCAGCGGGTCCGGCGCGTATACGACGCCCTGGGCAGCGGCGCGGCCCCTTTCACCATCACGGTGGGCGGCACCAACGGCAAGGGTTCCAGCGTAGCGCTGTTGAGCGCCATCTTGCGGGCGGCCGGCTACCGGGTGGGCACTTACACCTCGCCGCATTTGTTGCGCTACAACGAACGCATCCAAATCGACGGCGAACCGGTCGACGACGCGACCATCTGCGAGGCGTTCGGCCGGGTGGACGGCGCGCGTGGCGACACCAGCTTGAGTTATTTCGAGTTCGGCACGTTGACGGCGTTGGATATTTTCCGCCGCGCCGGCTTGGACGCGCAGATTTTGGAGGTGGGGCTGGGCGGCCGACTGGATGCGGTGAACATCATCGACGCGGACGCGGCGCTGGTGGCCAGCATCGACATCGACCACCAGGAATGGCTGGGCGACAGCCGCGACGCCATCGCCTTGGAAAAAGCCGGCATTTACCGGCGCGGCCACCCGGCGGTGCTGGGCGACCCCGAGGCGCCGCCGGCTTTGCTGTCTTATGTGGACGAACAGGGCATCGCGCTGCACCGCCAGGGGCGGGAGTTCGGTTATTCGATGGATGGCGCCGGCTGGAACTGGCGCGGCTCGACCGGCTCGTTGCGAGAGTTGCCGTTGCCGGCCATGCCCGGCAAGCACCAGCTGCTCAACGCCTCGGCGGTGCTGCAACTGCTGCAATTGGTGCAAACGCGTTTGCCGGTGGCGGAATCGGCGGTTAGGCGCGGCCTTGAGACCGTTCGCTTGGCGGGACGGTTCCAATTGATTCCCGGCGCGCCCGCTGTCCTGGCCGACGTGGCGCACAATCCCCAGGCGGCGCGGGTACTGGCCGAGTATTTGCGGGAGGCCTTCGGCGGACGCCGCGTGTTGGCCGTCTTCGCCATCATGCGCGACAAGGACGTCGCCGGGGTGGTGGGCGGCGTCGCCGATTTGGTGTCGGCGTGGTATCTTGCGCCGCTGGCCATGCCGAGGGCGGCCACGGCGGACGAGCTGCACCCGCTGTTGGCGGCCGCGACGGCGGCACCGATCCATGGAGGTTATGCCGACGTGGCCGAGGCTTTTAGGGCGGCGCGGCGGGATGCTCGCGCGGACGACTTGATCGTGGTGTTCGGATCCTTTTTTTTGGTGGCGGAGTTTTTGGCGCAAATGGCGTCGGGAGTTGAGGTAGCTCATGGATCAACAGTTAAAGACTAG
- a CDS encoding SPOR domain-containing protein → MDQQLKTRLIGVTIVVSLVVIFVPMLFEDSSDREAASIGAANVPEFPQELQSQALPLPSSAPKMAALPPAPEPTAIREEPLDPLDVPSGGGEPTDDMGVSADAQDALMPESAPRAGRSATAQNAPPKVKPLVKEAPSKPTAAELLKPLDKPKPAPVAEPAPAKAPVVPATPAAAPAAAKPKAAAPVAAKPPAAADAKPAPTAPVKMSAWIIQAGSFGDEANAKTLLVKLRQANVAAFVEMIPSPNGNSYRVRVGPELDRARAEATLKKMETEAGVKGMIVSYP, encoded by the coding sequence ATGGATCAACAGTTAAAGACTAGGTTAATCGGCGTTACCATCGTTGTTTCTTTGGTCGTGATTTTCGTGCCGATGCTGTTCGAAGACAGCAGCGACCGGGAAGCGGCTAGTATCGGTGCCGCCAACGTACCCGAGTTCCCCCAAGAGTTGCAGTCCCAGGCTTTGCCGCTTCCTTCCTCCGCGCCGAAAATGGCGGCATTGCCGCCGGCGCCGGAACCCACGGCGATCCGCGAAGAACCGTTGGACCCGCTGGACGTTCCGAGCGGCGGCGGCGAGCCGACCGACGACATGGGCGTTTCGGCCGACGCTCAGGACGCGTTGATGCCGGAAAGCGCGCCCCGCGCCGGCCGCTCCGCGACAGCGCAGAACGCGCCGCCCAAGGTGAAGCCGTTGGTCAAGGAGGCGCCGTCCAAACCGACCGCGGCGGAACTGCTCAAACCGCTGGACAAACCGAAGCCCGCCCCCGTGGCGGAGCCGGCCCCGGCCAAGGCGCCCGTCGTGCCCGCGACGCCGGCGGCGGCTCCTGCGGCGGCGAAGCCCAAGGCGGCGGCGCCGGTCGCCGCCAAGCCGCCGGCGGCGGCCGATGCGAAGCCGGCCCCGACCGCTCCGGTCAAGATGTCGGCCTGGATCATCCAGGCCGGCAGCTTCGGCGACGAGGCCAACGCCAAGACTTTGCTGGTCAAGCTGCGCCAAGCCAATGTCGCCGCCTTCGTGGAGATGATCCCCAGCCCCAACGGCAACAGTTACCGGGTGCGCGTTGGGCCGGAGCTGGATCGGGCGCGGGCGGAAGCCACGCTGAAAAAAATGGAGACGGAGGCTGGCGTCAAAGGCATGATCGTTTCCTATCCGTGA
- a CDS encoding CvpA family protein, translating into MIWIDYAIIGLISLSAIVGLIRGFVREGFSLALWILAGWIGLTFSREFSVYLEASISMPSARIAAAFGILFVMTLVVGGLVGFLVSKLVSATGFSGTDRLAGLVFGVARGAVIVSVLVLLAGVTPLPEDPWWKESQLIPPFQKLALWLRGQLPAGVAGYVTYR; encoded by the coding sequence TTGATCTGGATCGACTACGCCATCATCGGCTTGATCTCCCTGTCGGCCATCGTCGGCCTGATACGGGGATTCGTGCGGGAAGGTTTTTCCCTGGCTTTGTGGATCTTGGCCGGCTGGATTGGGTTGACCTTCAGCCGCGAGTTTTCCGTTTATTTGGAAGCCTCCATTTCCATGCCCTCGGCGCGCATCGCCGCGGCGTTCGGCATTCTGTTCGTCATGACTTTGGTGGTGGGCGGACTGGTGGGGTTCCTCGTATCCAAATTGGTTTCCGCGACCGGTTTCAGCGGCACCGACCGCTTGGCGGGATTGGTTTTCGGCGTCGCTCGCGGCGCGGTGATCGTTTCCGTATTGGTATTGCTGGCGGGGGTGACGCCGCTGCCGGAAGATCCTTGGTGGAAGGAGTCCCAACTGATTCCGCCGTTCCAGAAACTGGCCCTGTGGCTGCGCGGGCAGTTGCCCGCCGGCGTGGCCGGTTATGTAACCTACCGTTAA
- the purF gene encoding amidophosphoribosyltransferase, producing the protein MCGIAGIVSHDNVNQELYEALTVLQHRGQDAAGIVTCEGGRLYLRKDNGLVSDVFHTRHMLQLQGNMGIAHVRYPTAGCSSSAEAQPFYVNSPYGITLAHNGNLTNADELRRALFEEDQRHCNTGSDSEVLLNAFAHELQQGHKLRLEVDDVFQAVSAVHRRCNGAYAALAMITGFGILAFRDPHGIRPLVYGERQSPNGKEYMFASESVALDVLGFKLVRDVRPGEAIFIERNGTLHSRQCVEAATYAPCIFEYVYFARPDSIVDNISVYKARLRMGEKLAHKILRTLPNHDIDVVIPIPDTSRTSALQLANTLGVKYREGFVKNRYIGRTFIMPGQQMRAKNVRRKLNAIDLEFKDKTVLLVDDSIVRGTTSTQIIQMARDAGAKKVYFASASPPVRFPNVYGIDMPAAEELVAHGRSDDEVQRELGADWLVYQDLDDLIRAVQKGNPDVVRFDTSCFNGDYVTGDITEEYLAAQSCKRSDGAKGQDARLSSILDLNNAV; encoded by the coding sequence ATGTGTGGCATTGCTGGCATCGTTTCCCATGACAATGTCAATCAGGAGCTGTACGAAGCTCTGACGGTATTGCAACATCGTGGCCAGGACGCCGCCGGTATCGTCACCTGCGAGGGTGGACGTTTGTACTTGCGCAAGGACAACGGCTTGGTGAGCGACGTGTTCCACACGCGCCACATGCTGCAATTGCAAGGCAATATGGGCATCGCCCACGTGCGTTATCCCACCGCCGGCTGCTCCAGCTCGGCGGAAGCGCAGCCGTTTTACGTCAACTCCCCCTACGGCATCACGCTCGCGCACAACGGCAATTTGACCAATGCCGACGAGTTGCGCCGCGCTTTGTTCGAGGAGGATCAGCGTCATTGCAACACGGGTTCCGACTCGGAAGTGCTGCTCAATGCTTTCGCCCACGAACTGCAGCAGGGTCACAAGTTGCGCCTGGAAGTGGACGACGTGTTCCAGGCGGTGTCCGCCGTGCACCGCCGCTGTAATGGCGCTTACGCCGCCTTGGCGATGATCACCGGCTTCGGCATTTTGGCGTTCCGCGACCCCCACGGCATTCGCCCGCTGGTCTACGGCGAACGGCAGTCGCCCAACGGCAAGGAATATATGTTCGCGTCCGAAAGCGTGGCTTTGGACGTGTTGGGCTTCAAGCTAGTGCGCGACGTGCGTCCGGGCGAGGCGATATTCATCGAGCGCAACGGCACGCTGCACAGCCGCCAGTGCGTGGAAGCGGCCACGTATGCGCCATGTATTTTCGAATACGTCTATTTCGCCCGCCCCGACTCCATCGTCGACAATATTTCGGTGTACAAGGCCCGTTTGCGCATGGGCGAGAAGTTGGCGCACAAGATTCTGCGTACCCTTCCGAACCACGACATCGACGTGGTCATCCCCATTCCCGACACCAGCCGCACCTCTGCGTTGCAGTTGGCCAATACGCTGGGCGTCAAATATCGCGAAGGCTTCGTGAAAAATCGCTATATCGGCCGGACTTTCATCATGCCGGGCCAGCAGATGCGGGCGAAAAACGTGCGGCGCAAGCTCAACGCCATCGACCTGGAGTTCAAGGACAAAACGGTGCTGCTGGTGGACGATTCCATCGTGCGCGGGACGACCTCGACGCAGATCATCCAAATGGCCCGCGACGCCGGCGCGAAAAAAGTCTACTTCGCTTCGGCCTCGCCGCCGGTGCGTTTCCCCAACGTCTACGGCATCGACATGCCGGCGGCGGAGGAGCTGGTGGCCCACGGTCGCAGCGACGACGAAGTGCAGCGCGAACTGGGCGCCGATTGGCTGGTTTACCAGGATCTGGACGACCTGATCCGCGCCGTGCAAAAAGGCAACCCGGATGTCGTACGGTTCGATACGTCCTGCTTCAATGGCGACTATGTGACCGGCGACATTACCGAGGAGTACCTGGCGGCGCAGAGCTGCAAGCGTTCCGACGGCGCCAAGGGCCAGGACGCGCGGCTCAGCTCCATACTCGATCTCAACAATGCGGTGTAA